In Alosa sapidissima isolate fAloSap1 chromosome 11, fAloSap1.pri, whole genome shotgun sequence, a single window of DNA contains:
- the ppcdc gene encoding phosphopantothenoylcysteine decarboxylase isoform X1 — translation MQTDGVGVHCPTDLSHATDTKIHVLVCVTGSVAALKLPLLVGQLLQIPGVEVRVVTTEHACHFYDVAEIPVRVYTDKDEWEMWTQRSDPVLHIELRRWAHLLLIAPLDANTLGKIASGICDNLLTCVVRAWDLRRPLLFCPAMNTAMWNHPITTRQISTLTDFGYVEIPCIAKKLVCGDEGKGAMAEVMTIVETVKQYLPSAATMS, via the exons ATGCAGACTGATGGCGTTGGAGTACATTGTCCGACCGACTTGTCACATGCGACTGATACGAAGATTCATGTTCTTGTATGTGTAACTGGCAGTGTCGCGGCACTTAAATTACCCTTACTGGTGGGTCAGCTTCTTCAGATTCCCGGG GTGGAGGTGCGTGTGGTCACCACTGAGCATGCCTGTCATTTCTATGACGTCGCTGAGATACCTGTGCGAGTGTACACCGATAAAGACGAGTGGGAG ATGTGGACACAGCGTTCTGACCCCGTGCTGCATATCGAGCTCCGACGCTGGGCACACCTGTTGCTCATCGCCCCCCTGGACGCCAACACCCTGGGCAAGATCGCCAGCGGCATTTGTGATAACCTCCTG ACGTGCGTTGTGCGGGCGTGGGATCTACGTCGTCCTCTGCTTTTCTGTCCAGCCATGAACACGGCCATGTGGAACCACCCCATCACTACCCGACAGATAAGCACGCTCACTGACTTCGGCTATGTGGAGATCCCCTGCATCGCCAAGAAGCTGGTGTGCGgagatgaag GAAAAGGTGCCATGGCGGAGGTGATGACGATCGTGGAAACTGTCAAACAGTACCTTCCCAGTGCCGCCACCATGTCATAG
- the ppcdc gene encoding phosphopantothenoylcysteine decarboxylase isoform X2, with the protein MQTDGVGVHCPTDLSHATDTKIHVLVCVTGSVAALKLPLLVGQLLQIPGVEVRVVTTEHACHFYDVAEIPVRVYTDKDEWETCVVRAWDLRRPLLFCPAMNTAMWNHPITTRQISTLTDFGYVEIPCIAKKLVCGDEGKGAMAEVMTIVETVKQYLPSAATMS; encoded by the exons ATGCAGACTGATGGCGTTGGAGTACATTGTCCGACCGACTTGTCACATGCGACTGATACGAAGATTCATGTTCTTGTATGTGTAACTGGCAGTGTCGCGGCACTTAAATTACCCTTACTGGTGGGTCAGCTTCTTCAGATTCCCGGG GTGGAGGTGCGTGTGGTCACCACTGAGCATGCCTGTCATTTCTATGACGTCGCTGAGATACCTGTGCGAGTGTACACCGATAAAGACGAGTGGGAG ACGTGCGTTGTGCGGGCGTGGGATCTACGTCGTCCTCTGCTTTTCTGTCCAGCCATGAACACGGCCATGTGGAACCACCCCATCACTACCCGACAGATAAGCACGCTCACTGACTTCGGCTATGTGGAGATCCCCTGCATCGCCAAGAAGCTGGTGTGCGgagatgaag GAAAAGGTGCCATGGCGGAGGTGATGACGATCGTGGAAACTGTCAAACAGTACCTTCCCAGTGCCGCCACCATGTCATAG